cctcccttAGGATTACACAGTACTTAAAGACACAGTACAATGGTCCCTGACCCTGACTTCAACCACAAAGACCTTTTCTAGATCAGCAGAGACAATGTATTTCAATATCACTTGCCCCTGGCTCCAATAGCAGACCCTGCTTGCTTCCTGCACTCCATAGgcacttccccttcttcctcctggacACAATTTGACTAGCTAACTTGTACAATCCACTATACTATGTGGTGTGGAGTGATTGCTATCACAGGGGTGCAACAGTGCCCAGAATATTAACAACTAAAGAGAGATTTAAAGGCACAAAATGAGATGTTTGTTCTGTGACTTCACACTGAGGTCAGGTGAACTTAAGGTACTTTTTACCTGATTGTCATAGGGTCTTCagacaaccaggaaagaaaatcAGGAACCAGATCACAAACAAGATAATAGGTCGTTCTCCCATCCCAAGGCTGGATGTTAGATAGCTCCATAGCTCCATTGCTTTaggagtttttggtttttttgaggatttttggtttttggttctttttgtttgttttttgttttttgtagctgttgttttgtttcgtttgagacagggtttctctgtgtaacagacctggctgtcctggaactggctttgtagaccaggctgacctctaactcacagagatccacctgcctctgccaccacagcctggcttgttTTAGGAGTTTTATTCTTGAAATTCAGAGCAAACTGCTggcaaatgaataataataataagtagtCTTCACAGAAAGTTGAATAtttgggctgtagagatggcttacTGGTTAATACTAGCTGATCtcccagagttcaattcccagaaacctcatgatggctcacaatcatctgtaatgacattaggtgccctcttctggcctgcagggatacatgcagtcagaacactgtatgcgtaataaataaatcttgaaagaaaaaaaaaaagagctgggcaaTGGTTGAACACACCTTTTTGCTTCTACCAAAACCAACATCAATGGATTTACAGAATGTCTTATCAACTGACATGATATTCCacctatggtgatatattatttatgatttattaaagcttgcctgaggattcagaaaacaaagtcatccTCAAGCTACAGAGGTCAGGCAAATTAGTTCTCGAATTTTGCTCTGGTTCATGTGAGACTGAATTACAGACTTAGAATCTTGGAGAAGAGTGTTACTATTATCCAATTATAGGAATAAATGGTCAATTTGTGACACAAGGAAAAGACACTACCATAAGAAAACAGAGCAGAAGAGGTCTTTATCCATAGAAAACAGGGAACTTTAATCAGCTGTACAGAACGCTAACAAGGCAAGTGTTCACAACACCTACTGGACAGTAGCAAAACAGCCTACTGGAATGTCCAACTTGCCCATGGAGACAGACTATTAGGTAAGTAAACTTACTTGGGAGTGAGAACTGCATTCCTCCTCTTATGAGCCTCATTGTTTTCAGTAagattgctaaaaaaaaaaaaaatagatagtCCTGATATAATAATTAGCATTTAAAATGAAAGATACTAAGTCTTGTTATATAAAActgggaccagtgagatggctcaacagataaaaatgcttgctgccaggcctgatgacTTCAGTTTAGTCACCAGGACTAATATACTGGAAATAGAAACCAACTCTTGCAAGATGCTCTCTGACCtacactcacaaataaataaatgtgtggtggtttgaaagaaaatggattccaaggaagtggcactattgggaagagtggctttgttggagtaggtatagccttgttggaggaagcaagTCACTGTGGAGGCCGGTTTTGACGTCTCGTGTATGCTCAAGCTTCGTTTAGTACGAtactcagtccacttcctgttgcctgcaagaagtaggactctcagctacttctccagcacattgtctgcctgcattccaccatgctccctgccacaataatggaataaacctctgaaactgtaagcccccacctcaattagatgttttcctttataagagtagtTATCGtcatcatggcaatagaaacactaagacaaaatctaattgtaaaaaaaaatcattagggCTGAAGAAATGAGATGGCTCAAGGTTAAAAATGGCAAGTCTTCTTAGtcctcttttagaggacccaagttcagttcccagcacctacatcagatgGCTAACAACTTCTACTAATTTCAGCTGAAGGGGATCTAAcatcctccacaggcacctgaacACACACTGCGTGCGCATAttgcacgcacacactcactctctttttctctcttcaaaAAATAATCAAGgaagggctgaagaaatggctcagaggttagaggttaagagcattgggtGCTCTTACAGagactgagttcaattcccagcactcacatagcgGCTTACAACCAGCTATAACTGCAGTcccatggaatctgatgccctcttctgggatatatatctttaaaagtgCAAATCAGTGGTAACTATGGAAAGCCACACAAAATATTCCTGAAGTGTCAGGATAAGTTCCTGAAATGGTCTTGTATTACTTacctacataaaacaaaacaaaacccaggcacagtaacacacacctgtgatcctagcacttgggaggcagaggcaggaagattgggaattcaaggccagctacaAGTACAAAttcaatttgaggccagcctaagctacatgagagCCTGCCTCCTCCCCACAAGCAAAATATATATATCCTACAACTTTGTACTCTAcattgtaaaattttattatttatgaggAAGGAGGCCTCtattttgtatattaaaaaaGCTTCAAATCTGGAATGTAACTTTACATGTAACCTTTTCTCTGGGAAAATgatacctttatttttatttatttatttttggctttttgagacagggtctctctattgtagccctggatatcctcactatatagaccaggtaaGCCTCAGATcaagacccacctgcttctgcctccagagacTGGAATTAAAGGTAAGCCACCACACCCGGCCTTCCATGATTCATTAAACTTACAGGGAATACAAATCTCCATGACAGGACCAAGCATACTTGGTATGTTTATTATTCCTCATTCTTTCAACTTTTCTCTTCTCAGCTAAGATTTATGTAACTGACTTGTTTTTGCAGCCTCATTACGAATATAACTGTTCTCCAATAAATTATGTCTGGAATATCATCTGAGGTCTCTGGTACACCAGCACCTGTGAATAGAGGCTAGCATTCACTTCATCACTTGGATGTCTGCCTTGTGAGTTTTCCGGTGTATACGAAGCCCTGAATTCCAACAAAAGGACTTCCCACATTCAGAGCATTTCCAGGGTTTCTCTCGTGTATGAACTCTCTGGTGTTCACCGAGAGAGGACTTCTGAGTAAAAGCTTTCCCACATTCATTACACTTAAaaggtttctctccagaatgAATTTTCTGGTGTATCTGAAGAGATGCCTTCCGGGAATAAGCTTTTCCACACTCGTTGCATTCATATGGCTTCTCTGTTGAATGAGTTCTCTGGTGTATAATCAACTGTGATTTTCCACAGAAGGCTCGCTCACATAAGCTACATCCATAgggtctctctcctgtgtgtgttcttctgtgtataaCAAGGTATGACTTGCTGCTGAAAGACTTTCCACATTCGCTGCAACCATAGGGTTTCTCCCCTGCATGAGCTCGCAAATGAGCAGTGAGCTGCTCCTTCCGACCAAAGGCTTTGCCACACTGACTGCAGTCGTAAGGATTTTTTCCAGTGTGGACTCCCTGGTGCACAATGAACTGTGTTTTCACATTGAAGGTTTTCCCACAATCACTGCACTGATAAGGTTTCTCCCCTGTGTGCATTCTGGTGTGAACAAGGAGGTAGAACTTACTCCTAAATGCCTTCCCACAATCATTGCATTTATGAGGTTTCACTTGCGTGTGAGTTCTCTGATGTACAATGAATGGGGACTTCAAACTAAATGTTTTCCCACATTCGTTGCATTCGTAAGGTTTTACTCCTGTGTGACTTCTCTGGTGTAAAACAAGCTGAGATTTCCAACTGTAGGCTTTCCCACACTCACTGCAACAAAagggcttctctcctgtgtgaacTTCTTGGTGCACAATGAGCTGTGAcctaaaagaaaacactttccCACACTCACTACATAAGTAGGGCTTTTCTCCTGTGTGCACTCTCTGATGGGCATTAAGGTTTGACTTGGCACTGAAGGCTCGTTCACATTTTGTGCATTTGTAGGGTCTCTCCCCTGTATGAATTCTGAAATGTACAACAAGCTGCGATTTACAACGAAAAGCTTTCCCACATTCATTACATATACAATTTTTTTCTAAGCTACTGTGTCtttgatgtttaaaaaaataagattccTTGTAACTATGAAATCGATCAGGATTCTTTCTTACAAAAATTCTGCTTGAACTCGAGTTTTGTACCACATGTGTCCCACATGTGTTATGCTTATGAAGTCTCTGCCTTGGAGAAACATGGGTTCTGGTCATAGAAAGTTTCCCAAATACATTACGATTATAGCTTCTCTGAACATTTTCATCTTGACTTTTCCGGTACCATTCTTTCCAGtcttctagaaagaaaaaacaaaacaaaatagttctGATTTTTAATTCTGATACAGAATTAAGGAGATTTGAAAAAGCATGCAGGGGCTGAGGCACATGGGAAGGAGTCATTTAGGGTACATGAAGGCCTGGATTACAACACCAGTACAGCTGAGGGTGGGGTAAATCCTTTCCCTTTGGAAAGAGGCCTATAACACTGCTTTAAAACAAATATGGGCAAAGCATGGGGGTGATGGAAgtaactaaaaccaaacaaaaacaactatgtGCCCGTAAACCCAAgttctgacatccccatgagcacagAGCACCATCACTTTGACCCACAAAGCTACCCATCCACAGCCCTTCCTATCATAGAGGCTCCAGCCAAGGGACCAAGATCCAGCGACCCCCAGTCAATCCCAACCTCAAGCCTGGTCGAGAAGCAAAGCCAGCACCCCTTGCTGTCATCAATGAGCTtcctttcaagtcacctgtcaccaagtcttggtcctcCCAGTATTACCATTAACAGAAATGGACAAAGATGAtacagtcctcaagaccctccaaagatgccaagctacgCTAAGGACCTTCTGTATGTATAGTATggccacacatatgtgtatgaagtgtgatcataaatgtgtgactgttaacaaaagaatgccattgtgttgtctttaaattgtttaattgctggggaaggagcaacagttgttaaagtacagtttacttgggagggaaatttatgcttttgtttccatggagggtgaagagctgtggattccttccagactggtgtgatttcatggggcaggactccctgaagcagtggcccaggtgatccaaatatttgttttcatttaaatttggttggttagaaatggtagtggtcacagtcaatcactttttaaaggaaaaaggaggaatatggtatagaaatgatactttgtattggatcctcatttgttgatactttttttaatactttatttattatgtatacagtttatgcagtctgcctgcatgctagcagaggacaccagatctcattcaaggtggttgtgagccaccatgtggttgctgggaattgaactcaggacctctggaagaacagtcagtgctcttaaccactgagccatctctccagcccccttgttgatatttgtattggaatggatcttcatttgttgatgtTAGCTAGGCTTTCAAGAtatatattcttcaaacctttcaaagacctacctaataaatggcatttaaatggtttagggtttttcttgacagtaagacacaactgctcgtggcacaccaattacatctgagaggaagatgggcatccaagaaactcattacagagtttgcctttgacgtggcaagactagccatttgggcgagatgctgctcttgcctgaactgtttgactgttgctttataaactggacatgcaggacctacAGGAAAGTGACTCCTGAAACAGGATGGACAGCCCTAAAAagtttcctgcttcatggaagagtctgccagatattctacaagacacagaaaaaaagtgacagacaaactgccaatgcaggtggacagtttagaatttcccgcttttctgagaagtctgccagacacattgtggcctgtaggctaaagatggatgccccaacgttaccaagaaactttgggtgactatctaGGAAGCAATGTCCTTGTCAGTTCTAGAGTTAAtctttctatggtctttgatggagttgaagatagatagttatagtaacatactaagatagaatggttgaaatcttatagttcttacatgataactgttttgttatatataaagaagtgggagatgttgggacccagcccccatggggtctctaagagttgttttccagaatAACCCACAGGaatctcctgttttcctgacctcaccccactagcatcaatatcctgttgtgaaccctttgacctggggtttttgtaagtttgtacaTATGGCTGCttcacaataaaggtgagagacattatctcagaaagcaaccaggcatcttgtcattcatccaaatctctaGGCATTTGCtggatactcagacttagtggtggccaagaacAGCCACACTGGTAGTGAATTGGTCATGatgaaaaccattttaaaaagggGTTTTAACAAATATACTTGCTGGACAAGAtaacacatgcatttaatcccagcacttgggaggcagacgcaggaaaatctctgtgagttctgggacacCCTTGCTAcatagtgaaagcctgtctcaaaaataatactccctgcccccaaataaaagaactaaaaaaatatacttgctgggctggaaagatggcacaaTGAGCAAAGGTCTAATAACCCACtttaatccccaggactcacataatagaaggaaagaactgacttctagAAATTGTCTTCTGAATTCTGCACATGTGCAGTGGTGCATATAGCACCCCCAAcccaaaaaatgttttttaaaacatacatacaaagctgggcattggtggtgcacaccttttatcccagcactcgagaggcagaggcagacggatctctgtgagttcgaagccagcctggtctacaacagcgagttccaggacaggctccaaagctatacagagaaaccctgtcttgaaaaaccaaaaagataaaataaaataaataaaactgtttacATCTGAATTTTACTGCCATAAGATTCTATATAGTTAAAGCATGAACTACATCATGCAGAGTAAGTGTTAAGACATTTACATCTGCTGACAAtgagacattaaaaaagaatgaactaaaactgggcatggtggtgtgttgATAAATTATCTTTTTTAACACTATGAAGATGTCTctctctgattggtttaataaaaagctgaatggccaatagctagataGGATTTTGGGGTccaagaggactctgggaagaagaaaggggtcaCCAGCCAGAGAGCAAGCAGTATGGGCACTGTAGAGATGAGGAAATGAAACCACAaggcagaaaataaattaatagaaatagattaatttaagctataagagctagttaaggccgggcgttggtggcgcacgcctttaatccctgcactcgggaggcagaggcaggcggatctctgtgagttccaggccagcctggtctccagagcgattgccaggataggctccaaagctacacagagaaaccctgtctcaacccccccccaaaaaagagctagttaaaaacaagcctaagctatcaaccaagctttcataattaataataagtctccatgtcattactaAGGGAGCCAATGGTCCTGACAAAAAATCCACCTACATTgttgcatgtctataatcccagtatgagagagacagagagagagacagacagacagacagacagagagacagacaaacagagagagataTTCTTCTCAAACCTTTCATCATCCTCatcaggactagagagatggttatgcagttaagaatacttgtgctctgcacgccagaagaggacaccagatctcattacagatggttgtgagccaccatgtggttgctgggaattgaactcaggaccactggaagagcagccagtgctcttaaccactgagccatctctccagcccaaccatTTGTATTTTCATGGTCTTCATTAGTTATTTATTCATATTGTCTTTAAGGTCCTTGAACACATCCATAATTCCTATT
This genomic stretch from Cricetulus griseus strain 17A/GY chromosome 4, alternate assembly CriGri-PICRH-1.0, whole genome shotgun sequence harbors:
- the Znf26 gene encoding zinc finger protein 26, whose amino-acid sequence is MEAEPRSASFRGLLSFKDVSVELSCEEWQLLDSAQQHLYREVILENYSNLLSVGYLGSKPDLIFKLEQGKEPWIINAKISTQICPEDWKEWYRKSQDENVQRSYNRNVFGKLSMTRTHVSPRQRLHKHNTCGTHVVQNSSSSRIFVRKNPDRFHSYKESYFFKHQRHSSLEKNCICNECGKAFRCKSQLVVHFRIHTGERPYKCTKCERAFSAKSNLNAHQRVHTGEKPYLCSECGKVFSFRSQLIVHQEVHTGEKPFCCSECGKAYSWKSQLVLHQRSHTGVKPYECNECGKTFSLKSPFIVHQRTHTQVKPHKCNDCGKAFRSKFYLLVHTRMHTGEKPYQCSDCGKTFNVKTQFIVHQGVHTGKNPYDCSQCGKAFGRKEQLTAHLRAHAGEKPYGCSECGKSFSSKSYLVIHRRTHTGERPYGCSLCERAFCGKSQLIIHQRTHSTEKPYECNECGKAYSRKASLQIHQKIHSGEKPFKCNECGKAFTQKSSLGEHQRVHTREKPWKCSECGKSFCWNSGLRIHRKTHKADIQVMK